In Arthrobacter sp. QXT-31, one genomic interval encodes:
- a CDS encoding multicopper oxidase domain-containing protein, with amino-acid sequence MAILDIHINDGFVPMVDGSLVYHRGFGDRRTAVNDPKPALAMSPRVIRANGLVMASRTYPLGAPVPPLGRPAPLRSDPANPRQFLARRGYWASYFPDRTLIAETGSTIQIMVHNNLSQPHEIRFHRAGAGGADVGSGPVAPGKTKLLSFRAPAPGTYLFTDPGNQPVERTLGLYGGLVVIDPANAWRLAAGKAEFERQWLWLCHDVDSNWARIASKGQTVNPLSTPAVPDYFTLNGFSGFQSLAITQDEAFNHRRKEDTLPSGHPRETDVRNFSASPSAGSIRSGQLMRMVNAGIVDHQLHYHGNHVWTVRANGIDFPRTNGRVSPQGDVILQQWEDTVQLQPLERKESILPVRRPPEVIDEVWNGRTEDWTYPMHCHAELSQTAHGGLYPGGLLSDWVLADQPVPETGLPGTVEDDAHHTFRSQVDFASDQPQEGSPETEFKLKPDVSVEFDFFNRELAFPDGSRHEVWSFEIGDLGRQLPGSTLRLTEGQLFHGTVKPSKSVHTIHWHGIEPDPRNDGVGHTSFEVSGEYTYQWRPDVAERGNPNRGSAGTYFYHCHVNTPLHVQYGMFGAVIIDPPANPAAPTPAGTRRHSADGPLYDIATETLLAPYSIDPRWHDLNHAAGLSGENAGLNRFEPKHFFVLGGAIASRPKGDRVWAISQMKANVARAGKYPTLVRMVNVDYFPTLTKITDAAGRPARIAELIGHDGRPFWTTPNPAGPAVQPTAAGQPLLTDIIKSGAAEKFDFLLRPPAPGNYTITIQFLHWITSKVLATRTVTVTAA; translated from the coding sequence ATGGCCATTTTGGACATTCACATTAATGATGGCTTCGTGCCGATGGTGGACGGATCGCTGGTCTATCATCGGGGTTTCGGGGACCGCCGCACGGCCGTGAACGATCCCAAGCCGGCGCTGGCAATGAGCCCGCGGGTCATCAGGGCGAATGGCCTGGTTATGGCCAGCCGCACTTACCCCCTGGGCGCCCCGGTACCGCCGTTGGGTAGGCCGGCACCCTTGCGTTCGGACCCTGCAAATCCGCGGCAGTTCCTTGCCCGGCGCGGCTACTGGGCAAGCTATTTCCCGGACCGGACGCTGATCGCCGAAACGGGGAGCACCATCCAGATCATGGTGCACAACAACCTCTCCCAGCCCCATGAGATCCGGTTCCACCGCGCCGGAGCGGGCGGTGCTGACGTCGGCTCCGGGCCTGTCGCACCGGGAAAGACCAAGCTGCTGTCATTCCGGGCGCCGGCGCCCGGGACCTATCTGTTCACTGATCCGGGCAACCAGCCGGTGGAGAGGACGCTTGGCCTGTACGGGGGGCTGGTGGTGATCGATCCCGCCAATGCGTGGCGGCTGGCTGCCGGTAAAGCCGAGTTCGAGCGCCAGTGGCTGTGGCTGTGCCACGACGTTGATTCCAACTGGGCCCGCATCGCGTCGAAAGGACAGACGGTTAACCCTTTGAGCACCCCTGCGGTGCCGGACTACTTCACGCTCAACGGCTTTTCCGGATTCCAGTCCCTGGCCATCACCCAGGACGAGGCGTTCAACCACCGGCGGAAGGAAGACACCCTGCCTTCCGGCCACCCCCGCGAAACCGACGTCCGGAACTTCAGCGCCTCCCCCTCGGCCGGGTCAATCCGCTCCGGACAGCTGATGAGAATGGTGAACGCCGGGATCGTAGACCACCAGCTGCACTACCACGGCAACCACGTGTGGACGGTGCGCGCCAACGGCATCGACTTCCCGCGGACCAACGGCAGGGTCTCACCTCAGGGCGATGTCATCCTGCAGCAATGGGAAGACACAGTCCAGCTGCAGCCGCTGGAGCGCAAGGAATCGATCCTCCCGGTCCGGCGGCCGCCTGAGGTCATCGATGAGGTCTGGAACGGGAGAACCGAGGACTGGACATACCCCATGCACTGCCATGCCGAGCTCTCCCAAACCGCACACGGCGGGCTCTATCCGGGCGGCCTCCTGTCCGACTGGGTGCTGGCCGACCAGCCCGTCCCTGAGACGGGGCTGCCAGGAACCGTCGAGGACGACGCGCACCATACGTTCCGCAGCCAGGTCGACTTCGCATCCGACCAGCCCCAGGAGGGCAGCCCCGAGACGGAGTTTAAGCTGAAACCGGATGTGTCCGTCGAGTTCGACTTCTTCAACCGGGAGCTCGCATTTCCGGATGGCTCGCGCCACGAGGTATGGAGCTTCGAGATTGGAGACTTGGGGCGTCAGTTGCCGGGCTCGACGCTGCGGCTGACGGAGGGGCAGCTCTTCCATGGCACGGTTAAGCCCAGCAAGAGCGTGCACACGATCCACTGGCACGGTATCGAGCCGGATCCGCGCAACGACGGCGTGGGCCACACCTCGTTCGAGGTCTCCGGGGAGTACACATACCAGTGGCGGCCCGATGTTGCCGAACGCGGCAACCCCAACCGTGGCTCGGCCGGAACGTACTTCTACCACTGCCATGTCAACACGCCCCTGCACGTCCAGTACGGCATGTTCGGGGCGGTCATCATTGATCCCCCCGCCAACCCCGCAGCACCCACGCCGGCAGGAACCCGTCGTCATTCGGCGGACGGTCCCCTGTATGACATCGCCACGGAAACCCTGCTCGCGCCCTACTCCATCGATCCGCGCTGGCATGACCTCAACCATGCTGCGGGGCTCTCCGGCGAGAATGCGGGCCTGAACCGCTTCGAGCCTAAACACTTCTTCGTCCTGGGCGGCGCGATCGCCAGCAGGCCGAAGGGAGACCGGGTCTGGGCCATCTCGCAGATGAAGGCTAACGTGGCGCGCGCCGGCAAGTACCCGACCCTGGTGCGGATGGTGAACGTGGACTACTTTCCCACGCTCACGAAGATCACGGACGCGGCGGGCAGGCCGGCGAGGATCGCCGAACTAATCGGTCACGACGGCCGGCCGTTCTGGACCACACCCAACCCCGCGGGACCGGCGGTTCAGCCCACGGCGGCCGGGCAGCCGCTCCTGACTGACATCATCAAGTCCGGCGCCGCGGAGAAGTTCGACTTCCTGCTGCGCCCGCCCGCACCCGGAAACTACACCATCACTATTCAATTCCTGCACTGGATCACCTCGAAGGTCCTCGCCACCCGGACGGTCACCGTCACGGCAGCCTGA